Genomic window (Sulfurovum sp. NBC37-1):
AAAGATCGCGTTTGCAAAGCCCACCCTGTGGGCATCACTAGCTTTCGCCTATGCGTTGTTACTCTTTTTCGACTTAGCTAGGGCTAGGCCTTCAAAAGAGTGCCTAGCCTAGACAAAAGCTAGAGATGTTATGAGTATCTAGGGTTTTTAGAAGTGCCCTCTATACAAAACAACGAGGAACCCCATGAGTCTCATAGACAAAGCAAAAAACTTTCTAGGCTTCGACATCAAAGAAGACAAATACGCCCTCGTCGATGACCCCATCTTCGGAAAAGTGGCCAAAGCCAAAGCTCCGGACAAATGGGTACGTTCTACCTGTGGGTACTGCGGTGTGGGCTGCGGAATGTACATCGGTGTCAAGAACGGAGAAGCGGTCTACTCCAAAGGCAATCCTCTTCATCCGGTCAATATGGGAACACTTTGCCCCAAAGGCTTGAGCGAACACAAAATGGTACGTGCCGACAACCGTATTGCTACACCGCTCATTCGCAAAGAGGGGCAACTGCAATCTGTTTCATGGAAAGAGGCTTTTAGTAAGACTTCTGAAACATTCAAGCGCATTCAGTCTGAACACAGGAAAGGTGCTGTTGCCGTCATTTCAACAGGACAGCTGCTTACCGAAGAGTTCTATGCGCTGGGAAAATTTACCCAGTTGGGGCTTGAGACCAATAACTATGACGGGAACACCACACTTTGCATGGCATCTGCCGTAATGGGATACAAGCAGACTTTCGGCTCTGACGGACCTATCGGATGCTATGAGGATTTTTCCAAAGCGGATGTCATTCTGCTCATAGGGGCGAATATCGCCGATAATCACCCCATTTTGAAACTGCATATTGCAAAGAACAAAAAAGAGACAGGCAAAAAACCAACCATCATCGTTGTTGATCCGAGAAAATCCAAGACCTCACAGATGGCAGACATCTTCGTACCGCTTGCACCGCGTTCCGACCTGGCTCTACTGAACGGGCTCTGCTACATCATCATGGAACAGGGCTGGGAAGACGAAAAGTTCATCAAAGAACGGACCAACGGATACAAAGCATTCAAAAAACACATCATGAACAATTATCCGCCTCAGGAAGTAGCCCATATCACGGGTATCGATGTCAAAGAGCTCTACAACCTGGCCAAGATCTATGCCACGGCGGAGAGAGCGATGAGTGCCTGGACAATGGGCGTGAACCAGAGCAGTATCGGGACCGATACGGTTTCGGCCATCTGCAACCTGGCGCTCATCACCGGGAATCTGGGCAAGGAGGGAGGTGCCCCTATGTCCATCACCGGACAGTGCAACGCTATGGGTACACGTGAGTTTGGTTTCACCTCATCCATCCCGGGCTACAGAAACTATGCAAGTGATGCAGACAGACAGGCTTTTGCAGACATTGTCAATGTGCCTGTGGATCTTGTGCCTGACAAAAGAGGATATGCCTACCCGCAGATCATCGATGCGATCAACCGTGGGGAGATCAAAGCCCTCTGGGTCGTTGCAACCAACCCGCTGGTCTCTTACCCGGATCAGAATGGACTGAGAGAAGCACTTAAAAAGCTTGACCTGCTTGTCGTACAGGATGCCTTTATGTCCGACACAGCCCAGATCGCCGATGTGGTCTTTGCCGCAGCGACATGGAGTGAAAAAGAGGGATGCTATACCAACTCCGAGCGCAGATGCAACTATGCAAAGAAAGCGATAGAACCTCTGGGTGAGACCAAAAGCGATCTAGATATTGTCAGAGAATTCTCCAAATACTTCGAAGGTAAATACGAGCTGCTTTTCAAAGACCTTCACAGTCCCAGAGATGTCTTTGAAGAGATCAAAAGAGTCAGTAAAGGACAGCTGTGTGATTACAGCGGTATGAGCTATGAGCTCATCGAAGAACTCGGCGGCATACAGTGGCCGTGCAACGACAAAGCCCCCAAAGGCACCAAACGCCTCTACTCCGAAGAGATGCCCTGCCCCACACCTGACGGTACGGCGAACCTCCTTCCTGTGGACTGGGTACCGCTGAGTGAAATACAGTGCAAAGGTCTTCCTTTTATTCTCAATACCGGAAGAACTGTAGAGCAGTTCCACACAAGAACAAAAACCGGAACTATCGGTATACTTGACAACCTGGCTCCTGAAGCCTGGGTCGACATGAACCCCAAAGATGCCGCCCGTCTTAAAGTAAAAAGCGGTGACAGGATCTCACTCTCCGGAACACGCGGTAAAGTGAATGACGTTATTGTAAAAGTAAGCGGTACGGTAAGAGAAGGCAACATTTTCGTACCTTTCCATTTCAATGAACAACTTATCAACAACATTACCATACCGGAGTTTGATCCCAAATCTTTTGAACCCAACTATAAACAGTGTGCAGTGCAACTTCACTCACAGGCAGTTCCGGAAGGCATGGCATACGAAGAAAGAGAAATATCAGGCTACCTTGAAGGCATCAATATCTCAAAAGATAAACATATGCAGGAAGAGAAATCTCCAATGATGGGCAATACCGATAAATAGGATTCGATATCTTCTGTGGTGTTTCCTAATCAAAAAAAGGATATTATTTTTCATGAAATTCATTATTCCGCTTCTCTTTTCAACACTGCTGTTCGCGTTGAACCCCGATCCGAACCTGCTGCGTTATCAGCATAGGTACAGTTTGTGTCATGGAAAAACAAACTACCAGATAGTACAATGTCTTGTCAACGGCAATCTTGACTACTCAAGATTCAGAGGTGAACGCTTTCCGAGAAAAAAGATCAGCAGCAAGGCGATCCAGGAAGCGGAACAGTACGGCGACCTCTTCGAATATACCATGCAGTTACTGCCACAGAGCAGACGCTACATAGAGCTTAGACGCTATATTGACTACCTCTATTCCATTCGGGATGTTTACACACCACCCCTGTTCAGAGGAAATGAAGTTGAAGATATTATGCGAATCAAAGCAATCTTCAGGCTTCTTGGGATAGCAGATCTTCCGGATGACCCGTATATAACGGATTCCTTTATTGAAGCGGTCAAAGAGTACCAAAGAAGACATGGTCTGGAAGTGGACGGGAAGATCGGCCCACAGACCAGGCGAAGCATGAAGCAGCCTATCTCTTCCATCATCAGGAAGGTCAAAAAGAACCTAGTGCTTAAAAGTATCGTTCACGAAAAGCCCGCTACCTATGTGTTGGTCAACATACCCGAATTCGCTATGCACTACTACGAGAACGGCTGGCCTGCACTGAACATGAAGGTCGTGGTGGGAAAGCCAAAGATGAGAACCCCGGTTTTCCACAGGAACATGCAGTACATCGTGGAAAATCCGAGATGGAACGTACCACCGTCCATTTACGCCAAAGAGTATGCCAACAAGTCGGAAAGCTACTTAAGAAAAAAGGGCCTGTTCTACAACAGTGACGGAAAACTCTATCAGAGACCCGGAAGGCGAAATTCGCTGGGACTGGTCAAATTCCTTTTCCCCAACAGATTTAATGTCTATATGCACGATACTCCCTCAAAGTATCTCTTCAAACGATACAGAAGGGCATATTCCCATGGCTGCATCAGACTTGAAAAGCCTTTTGCCCTATTGAATAAACTTGGCTATACCTACAGACCGGGTAAGACCAGATGGATTACGCTCAAGCATACCATTCCCGTCTATGTCGAGTACCATACTGTCTGGGTGGATGACAACGGCATCGTGCAGTTCAGGCCTGATATCTACGGTTACGAAAGAAAACTCTTTCCCCACACTTCCCGGAAGTGGTGAGTTTACTCCCACCTTTGATGGACCGCAGTTATAAAGTTGTATTTCCAGAAACTCCTCTTACCGGAACAATCCAAGTAACTTCTGCCATACAGAGCGGCGTTTCCGCATCTCTCTGTAATATTCTTTCTCCGTTGTCAACTTTCTCTCTGCCTCATTCAAATAGCTTGACAGCCTCTTTTTTGCCTCTACTGTCTGTACAGGCCTGAAATCACTTCGCATCCAGCACCTTCTCTATCTCATGCATGGCATCTTCGTTCTTGAGCCTGAACTTGATCTCGATACGTCTGGAAGCATCCTTGTCTTCCACGCCGTTGACCTTGATAGCGTCGAGATAGGAGCGTCCCGAAGCGATCATCAACGGCTGAAGGTTGTATTTTTTGGCAAAGTCAAGTGTCAAGAGGTAGTGCATGACAGCAAAGGCCCGCCTTTGCGACAGGTCCAGGTTGTACAGGTAGCCACCGTCACTGTCGGTATGCCCTTCGATGATGATCTTGTCAAGATGCGGTTTAATCTTCGGGTTTGTCACCAGTGTGCCGATATATTCTTCGAATGCTTTTTTCAGCTGAGCCTTGGCCTCATCTTTGAGCACAGCGCTCCCCTTGTCGAAGAGAATATTCGACGAGAGCCTGAGCGAACCGCTCTTTTTGTCGATATCTATTTTGTCTCCCAAAGCTTCTTTCAGTGCCGCAATCACTTTGAGCTTGATACCTGTAAGCGATTTGATCTTGGCTTTCTGTTTCTGAAGGTTCTCTACCAGTGTGTCATACTTCGTCTCTTTTTCATCGAGCGCATTGAGCAGTTCCAGCAGTTTCTTGTCCTTCTCCTGCACAGTCTCGTTCACATCACTGAGCTGATCCGAGAGCACAACGATCTGCCCTTTGTACTGCTCAAGTATTTTGTTGCGCTCTTCCAGGCTCATTTTGGTCTTGTTGAGTGTACTGTTGTTCTCTTTGAGCAGATTTTGTACCAGAACGATCTTTTTGCTGAGCAGGTCCTGTTGTGTATTGGCAGCCAGCAGCATACGGTTGAGCTTTTTGATCTCATCTTCTCTGAGTTTGAGTGTATGCAGATGCTCTTTGATCTGCTCTTTATCCTGCTTGATATTCTCATCTTTCTGTTTTAAGAGCATTTTACTCTCTTGAAGATTTTTTTCTGTTACATCAAGCCTTTTTTTCTTGTTCATTAGAAGTATCATGTTCTCTTTAAGTCGTTTCTGCGTATCATCAAGCTTTTCCTCTTTGCTCTCCAGATTGGCGGAGATCAAGGCAAGACGGTCCTCTTTTTCGTGCAGATCACTTTTGAGAATAATGGATTTGGAGACGATGGCACCGATAAGCAGGATGAAGACAAAGAGCAGGCCAGCCATCAGGTCGGCATAGGAGATCCAGAAGTTGCTGCCTTCGTCTGTGGATTTTTTTCTAAACATCCGCTTACTTCTTACCCTCGTTGATCGTATCGAGATTCTTCAGTATCAGCTGATTCTGTTCAGAAAGAAGTTTGGCAAAAGAGCCAAGCTGATCAACGATCTGCCCTACTTCAGCGTCTATCTTGTCAAAAGTATGGTCCACAGTACCGTCAAAACGCTCCATTGTGCGTTGAAGGTTTCTGGCATTTTCGTTAAAGCCTTCAATGTTCTCTTTAATCGTAGAGACAGCATTGACACTCTCCCTTCTGTCCTGTACCTTGTCAAGCGTCGTTCTCAGCTCTACGGAAGCATTGTGCATCTGCTGAGTCAGCTCATTGAAACTCTGAGAAGTTTCGTTCATAATGGTTGTGAAATTCTTCAGGTACTGTTCGTTCAGCTCGCGGATGAAATCCATATTGAAGGTCTCTTTGAGCGTTTTGACGATCTCCTGGTCTTTGAGTTCGCTCTGCATATGTTCATGCTTGATGAGTTCCGCTTTTTTCCAGACACGGGTATCGTAGAGTTTTTCAAGATCATGCAGGTTCTTGTCAACCTTGCTGTTTCCCCGTTTCTCGAAATAGGTCCAGATCAGAGAAAGCGCAATCCCGTAGATGGAAGCGTAGAATGCCGTACCGATACCCGAAAGCAGTATCGAGATCTCCTGGTCGAGAGACTCAAGGTCTTTTACCGTAAAGTCAGGCATGGAAATGGCAATGGCGATGAAGGTACCCAAAATACCCAGCATCGGGAAAACAGAGGGAGCGACACGCGCAAAATTGTCGTTACGGATATCTTTATAATACTCCGTCATAAAATCCTTGACATGCAGCGTCGATTTGGTCTTTCCCATAATGGTCAGCGCATTGGCCCTGAGCTCATGCTGCAACTGATCTTCCATTCGTCTGAAGGAACCTCTCATATGACAGGCGGCATAGTTGGCATTGTGACGTACAAATGCGACAAAGACCACAAAAATGAATGAGATGATGATCAGCGTATGTATCTCAACCTTAAACGGGATGATCCCTATATAGCCAAGAACAAGCCCTAGCAAAAAAAGCAGCGGCAGAAGAATGATCACAAAAGCATTTGCAAAGCAGGAGCTATTGTTAGAATTGTCAAGTTGCATAAAATATCCTGTAATAGATTAGGGCACCTCTAATAACCCTAGATGCCCATTATGAATAATAGTATATCAAAACTCTTTAAATGGAATGTTAATTATCACCTGTCAAAGCAAGAACCTCGCCAAAAGGCACTTCTCTCTCTTCTGGCATCACCCACAGAACATCATACCCCGGTGCAGTCTGGGGGAAGGTTCCCATACCGTCCGTAAAATAAAGCAGCAAAGTCGGGTAATCGATGTAGTTGTCAATATACTCGAACACCGGACGAAAATCGGTCCCTCCTCCTCCGCTGACCTTGTACTCCAGGGATTCTCCGGGCAGGAAAACCCTGTGTGACTGGATCTTTGCATCTGCCGTGATCAGGTCTATCTCATAGTTTGGGTAGCTCTGCATCACGGAGTTCACTTCCCCCAGAAAGGTTCCCAATAGTACCTCATCGACGGAACCGGATGTATCCACAGCAATGATGATGCGCAGAAGGTCCGAACTCAGACTTGGCAAATAGATACCGCGATAGAGGTATTTCATATTTGGTGGTACGAACGAGTAACTGCTTTTGGCATAGGAAGCGATGTACCGGTAAAGCATTTCACGCCAGTCGACCTTGTGGAAGAAATACTCCGGTACCACGAACTTCAGGTCTTTGGGTAAATTTCCCTGCCGTTTGTGCTTTTGGAATATCTGTTCGAACAGCTCCTGCAGTTCCGCTTCATCCATCTCCATCTCTGCCGCTTCACTCTCTTGCAGGGATGCCTGTTGGGGAGTAGTATCAGGGGTACGGTCATTTCCACTGTTCTCACCTTTTCCCTGTTGTTCTTTGGCGTCTTCGGACAGTTCATCTTCTGCCGTCGCTTCGGCTTCGTCACGTGTATCGTTGGTGATCATCTCGTCTTTGAGAACATCGTAGATCTCTTCGGCATACATCCCCTCAAAACGTTCATCATAATAGACATAGGGTGGCAATTCAAAACCATTCTTTACCAGCATGGAATTGACCACCAGGTCGATCGCCGCCTGCCAAACACGTCCGACACGTTCATTCACCCGTTCACTGTGTTTCAGGACAACATGCATCGCACCATTCGCCAGGGCGAATTCTATCTCTTCAAGCGACGTTTTTTCAAAGTACTCATGATTGTAACGCAACTGTTTCCCGTCACTGGTAAAGGTAAGCACTTCCTGTGTATCTTCAATCTTCAATGCCGTAGCCACAGATCCGATATAGGGATGTTCCAGCATCAGTTTTACTTTGGCTTTTTCGAGTTTCTCTTTGTGGTCCATAGAGGCGATTATATCAAAGTTTATTGCATATCATGTTACACTGTTGTTGACTTTATCCCGGATTATGCATTAGAATTACTTGAAGTCTGCCAAACGCTTGTGCTGTGGGTATTTGCGGAAAATTTGAGGTGCACCCGCAGGTGCATTGATGGTTTCTCCGTAAGTGCCCACGGTGCAATGGTTTGCGTAGCGTTCTGTAATCTCTAATGCATAATCCGGGTTTATGGTGCTGTGAGGGCACAGCACCCTACGTGGTAGGCATAAAAATGATCTTAATTCTTAACCACGCGCGTAGGGTGCCGTCCCCTGACGACACCATTTATAAGTCCGGATCTCACACTACAATACAATATGGGGAGTCAAGTATGGTCTATTACGGTTATGAACAGTTTGTGGAAGATGTCAAAAAACTGGTAAGGCTTACAGCAGAGTACAACCCCGATACCATCATCGCTATTGCACGAGGCGGATGGACACTGGGGCATGCTTATGCTTCCGCTACGGACAATCGACAGCTCATGAGTATCAACTCCATTCTCTATGAAGGTGATCAAAAAGGCAAACAGTGCAAAGTTTTCAATATCCCTGAACTGGATAAAGCAAAAAAAGTGTTACTGATGGACGACATTGTTGACAGTGGGGAGACCATGAAAGAAGTTTTAAACCATTTAAAAAACAAGTTTCCTCATATCGAATTCAGGATTGCTTCGATTTACTATAAAAAAACTGCTGTAATTCAGCCCGATTACGTACTGTATAAGACAGATGAATGGATCGAATTTTTTTGGGAAAAGGACTATCTGTCGGACTAAGCGAATGTGTGTACTTCCGTTTCCCTTCCAGTTTGCAGGAACAAACAGACAGAATCTGCAATCAGCATTTGTGAGACTGAAGTCTTCACCTCCAGGCATATTGCACGAAACCCTAAACTACTTTTAGCTATAATCGCGGCATTATAACTACATAGGATTTTTGATGAGAACACATTATTGTGCTGACGTAAATGAACAACA
Coding sequences:
- a CDS encoding molybdopterin oxidoreductase family protein, producing MSLIDKAKNFLGFDIKEDKYALVDDPIFGKVAKAKAPDKWVRSTCGYCGVGCGMYIGVKNGEAVYSKGNPLHPVNMGTLCPKGLSEHKMVRADNRIATPLIRKEGQLQSVSWKEAFSKTSETFKRIQSEHRKGAVAVISTGQLLTEEFYALGKFTQLGLETNNYDGNTTLCMASAVMGYKQTFGSDGPIGCYEDFSKADVILLIGANIADNHPILKLHIAKNKKETGKKPTIIVVDPRKSKTSQMADIFVPLAPRSDLALLNGLCYIIMEQGWEDEKFIKERTNGYKAFKKHIMNNYPPQEVAHITGIDVKELYNLAKIYATAERAMSAWTMGVNQSSIGTDTVSAICNLALITGNLGKEGGAPMSITGQCNAMGTREFGFTSSIPGYRNYASDADRQAFADIVNVPVDLVPDKRGYAYPQIIDAINRGEIKALWVVATNPLVSYPDQNGLREALKKLDLLVVQDAFMSDTAQIADVVFAAATWSEKEGCYTNSERRCNYAKKAIEPLGETKSDLDIVREFSKYFEGKYELLFKDLHSPRDVFEEIKRVSKGQLCDYSGMSYELIEELGGIQWPCNDKAPKGTKRLYSEEMPCPTPDGTANLLPVDWVPLSEIQCKGLPFILNTGRTVEQFHTRTKTGTIGILDNLAPEAWVDMNPKDAARLKVKSGDRISLSGTRGKVNDVIVKVSGTVREGNIFVPFHFNEQLINNITIPEFDPKSFEPNYKQCAVQLHSQAVPEGMAYEEREISGYLEGINISKDKHMQEEKSPMMGNTDK
- a CDS encoding MotA/TolQ/ExbB proton channel family protein, producing MQLDNSNNSSCFANAFVIILLPLLFLLGLVLGYIGIIPFKVEIHTLIIISFIFVVFVAFVRHNANYAACHMRGSFRRMEDQLQHELRANALTIMGKTKSTLHVKDFMTEYYKDIRNDNFARVAPSVFPMLGILGTFIAIAISMPDFTVKDLESLDQEISILLSGIGTAFYASIYGIALSLIWTYFEKRGNSKVDKNLHDLEKLYDTRVWKKAELIKHEHMQSELKDQEIVKTLKETFNMDFIRELNEQYLKNFTTIMNETSQSFNELTQQMHNASVELRTTLDKVQDRRESVNAVSTIKENIEGFNENARNLQRTMERFDGTVDHTFDKIDAEVGQIVDQLGSFAKLLSEQNQLILKNLDTINEGKK
- a CDS encoding vWA domain-containing protein; protein product: MDHKEKLEKAKVKLMLEHPYIGSVATALKIEDTQEVLTFTSDGKQLRYNHEYFEKTSLEEIEFALANGAMHVVLKHSERVNERVGRVWQAAIDLVVNSMLVKNGFELPPYVYYDERFEGMYAEEIYDVLKDEMITNDTRDEAEATAEDELSEDAKEQQGKGENSGNDRTPDTTPQQASLQESEAAEMEMDEAELQELFEQIFQKHKRQGNLPKDLKFVVPEYFFHKVDWREMLYRYIASYAKSSYSFVPPNMKYLYRGIYLPSLSSDLLRIIIAVDTSGSVDEVLLGTFLGEVNSVMQSYPNYEIDLITADAKIQSHRVFLPGESLEYKVSGGGGTDFRPVFEYIDNYIDYPTLLLYFTDGMGTFPQTAPGYDVLWVMPEEREVPFGEVLALTGDN
- a CDS encoding L,D-transpeptidase family protein — its product is MKFIIPLLFSTLLFALNPDPNLLRYQHRYSLCHGKTNYQIVQCLVNGNLDYSRFRGERFPRKKISSKAIQEAEQYGDLFEYTMQLLPQSRRYIELRRYIDYLYSIRDVYTPPLFRGNEVEDIMRIKAIFRLLGIADLPDDPYITDSFIEAVKEYQRRHGLEVDGKIGPQTRRSMKQPISSIIRKVKKNLVLKSIVHEKPATYVLVNIPEFAMHYYENGWPALNMKVVVGKPKMRTPVFHRNMQYIVENPRWNVPPSIYAKEYANKSESYLRKKGLFYNSDGKLYQRPGRRNSLGLVKFLFPNRFNVYMHDTPSKYLFKRYRRAYSHGCIRLEKPFALLNKLGYTYRPGKTRWITLKHTIPVYVEYHTVWVDDNGIVQFRPDIYGYERKLFPHTSRKW
- a CDS encoding phosphoribosyltransferase — translated: MVYYGYEQFVEDVKKLVRLTAEYNPDTIIAIARGGWTLGHAYASATDNRQLMSINSILYEGDQKGKQCKVFNIPELDKAKKVLLMDDIVDSGETMKEVLNHLKNKFPHIEFRIASIYYKKTAVIQPDYVLYKTDEWIEFFWEKDYLSD
- a CDS encoding OmpA family protein, giving the protein MFRKKSTDEGSNFWISYADLMAGLLFVFILLIGAIVSKSIILKSDLHEKEDRLALISANLESKEEKLDDTQKRLKENMILLMNKKKRLDVTEKNLQESKMLLKQKDENIKQDKEQIKEHLHTLKLREDEIKKLNRMLLAANTQQDLLSKKIVLVQNLLKENNSTLNKTKMSLEERNKILEQYKGQIVVLSDQLSDVNETVQEKDKKLLELLNALDEKETKYDTLVENLQKQKAKIKSLTGIKLKVIAALKEALGDKIDIDKKSGSLRLSSNILFDKGSAVLKDEAKAQLKKAFEEYIGTLVTNPKIKPHLDKIIIEGHTDSDGGYLYNLDLSQRRAFAVMHYLLTLDFAKKYNLQPLMIASGRSYLDAIKVNGVEDKDASRRIEIKFRLKNEDAMHEIEKVLDAK